A stretch of Flavobacterium sp. N1994 DNA encodes these proteins:
- a CDS encoding cation diffusion facilitator family transporter, with the protein MGHNHNHVHIHKHEVEGKNLVYSILLNLLITIAQIVGGIISGSLALISDALHNFSDVLSLVFSLIAHKLSRRKASINNTFGYKRAELIAAFINAITLIIVALFLVYEASSRLFHPEPIKSGLVIWLAILGIIVNGGSVLLLKKDSEHNLNMKSAYLHLLTDMMASVAVLVGGLLMKFYGWFWVDSLMTLLIAFYLIYVSYDLIKSATKMLMLFTPDFIDIKEIVREVHKIKGVNKLHHIHVWHLNDEELHLEAHLDCSHDIKMSEFNDLLHEVEHVLFDQFHINHINIQPEFNKEDPKDFIVQD; encoded by the coding sequence ATGGGACACAACCACAACCACGTTCACATTCACAAACATGAAGTCGAAGGAAAGAATTTAGTGTATTCCATTCTTTTAAATTTACTGATTACTATTGCGCAAATTGTTGGTGGAATTATTTCAGGAAGTTTGGCTTTAATTTCAGATGCACTTCACAATTTTTCGGATGTGCTTTCACTGGTTTTTAGTTTAATAGCACACAAATTATCCAGAAGAAAAGCTTCCATAAACAACACTTTTGGTTATAAACGAGCTGAACTCATAGCTGCTTTTATAAACGCGATAACATTAATTATTGTAGCATTGTTTTTAGTTTATGAAGCATCTTCAAGGTTATTTCATCCGGAACCAATTAAGTCTGGTCTGGTTATTTGGCTGGCAATTTTAGGAATTATTGTAAACGGCGGTTCTGTTTTATTACTTAAAAAAGATTCAGAACACAATCTGAATATGAAATCGGCTTATTTGCATTTGTTGACCGATATGATGGCTTCGGTTGCGGTATTAGTGGGAGGTTTGTTGATGAAGTTTTATGGTTGGTTTTGGGTGGATAGTTTGATGACCTTATTAATTGCTTTTTACTTAATTTATGTAAGTTATGATTTGATTAAATCGGCCACAAAAATGCTCATGCTTTTCACCCCCGATTTTATCGACATCAAAGAAATCGTTCGCGAAGTTCATAAAATCAAAGGAGTTAATAAACTACATCACATCCATGTTTGGCATTTAAATGATGAAGAATTACATCTCGAAGCTCACCTAGATTGTTCACATGATATTAAGATGAGTGAGTTCAACGATTTACTTCATGAGGTAGAACATGTTTTATTTGATCAATTTCACATCAATCATATTAATATTCAACCCGAATTTAATAAAGAAGACCCTAAAGATTTCATAGTGCAAGACTAA
- the rnr gene encoding ribonuclease R, translated as MSKKHKKFGKNEKTFSEKIFKILSKNANKPFNYKQIAAILELDDTKSRNEIIKDLKILAAQKLIIESEPGKYLVKASSQQYYEGVVDMTSRKSGYFVCDELEDDVYIPFINLNHALDGDKVKAYVYNRRSSRKPEAEVIEIVERHKTEFVGVVDIQKNFGFVTTANAKMYTDIFIPKNKLAEAEHGDVVLVKLEDWPAKADSPFGSVIKVLGKPGEHNTEIHAILAEYGLPYDFPIEVEAYANKLDTSITQKEIDKRRDMRKVLTFTIDPKDAKDFDDALSFQVLENGNYEIGIHIADVSHYLQEGTILDDEAYKRATSVYLVDRVVPMLPEVLSNFACSLRPHEEKYTFSAIFQLNAKAEVLDSWFGRTIIYSDQRFSYEEAQSIIETKSDIIPAEISLTGKEYKVPAEIVAATLKQDELAKILRRKRMADGAISFDKVEVKFNLDENAEPVGVFFKVSKDANHLIEEFMLLANRKVAEFIGKQKKTFIYRIHDEPNEDKLINLQTVISKFGYAINMKSKQDISKSLNKLLNDVNGKKEQNLVDTLTIRSMSKAKYSTENIGHYGLAFDYYSHFTSPIRRYPDVMAHRLLQYYLDGGKSVDAEIYEEKCAHSSDMEGLAAQAERDSVKYMQVKYMQDHKDQEFLGVISGVTEWGIYVEIVENKCEGMVRIREIKEDYYTFDEKQYALVGQATQSILQLGDEVFVKVKNADLVKKQLDFHFIRRNE; from the coding sequence ATGAGTAAGAAACACAAAAAATTCGGAAAAAATGAAAAGACTTTCTCCGAAAAGATATTTAAAATACTATCAAAGAATGCTAATAAACCTTTTAACTACAAACAAATAGCCGCTATTTTAGAATTAGATGATACTAAAAGTAGAAACGAAATTATTAAAGATTTAAAGATTCTAGCAGCTCAAAAACTAATCATAGAATCAGAACCTGGAAAGTATTTAGTCAAAGCCTCAAGCCAACAATATTATGAAGGTGTTGTAGATATGACATCGAGAAAATCGGGCTATTTTGTATGTGATGAATTAGAAGATGATGTTTATATACCTTTTATAAATCTAAACCATGCTTTGGATGGCGATAAAGTAAAAGCTTATGTTTATAACAGAAGAAGTTCCAGAAAACCAGAAGCTGAAGTAATTGAAATAGTTGAAAGACACAAAACAGAATTTGTAGGTGTTGTTGATATTCAAAAGAATTTTGGATTTGTAACGACAGCTAATGCCAAAATGTACACTGATATTTTTATCCCAAAAAATAAATTAGCCGAAGCTGAACATGGTGATGTAGTTTTAGTGAAACTTGAAGATTGGCCAGCAAAAGCCGATTCCCCTTTTGGTTCTGTTATAAAAGTACTCGGAAAACCTGGAGAACACAATACCGAAATTCATGCCATTTTAGCGGAATATGGTTTGCCTTATGATTTTCCAATTGAAGTAGAAGCTTATGCTAATAAACTAGACACTTCCATAACTCAAAAAGAAATAGACAAACGTCGAGATATGCGTAAAGTACTCACCTTTACTATTGATCCAAAAGATGCTAAAGATTTTGATGATGCTTTGTCTTTCCAAGTTTTAGAAAATGGAAACTATGAAATTGGTATTCATATTGCTGATGTTTCTCACTATTTACAAGAAGGAACTATTTTGGATGATGAAGCTTATAAACGAGCAACTTCTGTCTATTTAGTAGATAGAGTGGTGCCGATGTTACCCGAAGTGTTGTCTAATTTTGCTTGTTCCCTTCGTCCTCATGAAGAGAAATATACTTTCTCAGCGATTTTTCAGTTAAATGCTAAAGCTGAAGTTTTAGATTCTTGGTTTGGAAGAACTATTATTTATTCCGACCAACGTTTTTCATATGAAGAAGCACAAAGTATTATTGAAACTAAATCAGATATTATTCCAGCTGAGATTTCATTGACTGGTAAAGAATACAAAGTTCCAGCGGAAATTGTAGCAGCCACTTTAAAACAGGATGAATTAGCTAAAATTCTTCGTAGAAAAAGAATGGCTGATGGCGCAATATCTTTTGATAAAGTAGAAGTGAAATTTAATTTAGATGAAAATGCTGAACCAGTTGGTGTTTTCTTTAAAGTATCTAAAGATGCTAATCATTTGATTGAAGAATTCATGTTGTTAGCCAATAGAAAAGTAGCTGAATTTATTGGGAAACAAAAGAAGACTTTCATATATAGAATTCACGATGAACCTAATGAAGACAAATTAATCAACCTTCAAACGGTGATTTCAAAATTTGGTTATGCCATTAATATGAAATCAAAACAAGACATTTCTAAATCATTGAATAAATTATTGAATGATGTCAATGGAAAAAAAGAACAAAATTTAGTAGATACTTTAACCATTCGAAGTATGAGTAAAGCCAAATATTCGACAGAAAACATTGGTCATTACGGATTAGCTTTTGATTATTATAGTCATTTTACTTCGCCAATTCGACGTTATCCTGATGTCATGGCACATCGATTATTACAATATTATTTAGATGGAGGAAAATCGGTTGATGCTGAAATTTACGAAGAAAAATGTGCACACTCTAGTGATATGGAAGGTTTAGCAGCTCAAGCTGAAAGAGATTCGGTGAAATACATGCAAGTAAAATACATGCAAGATCATAAAGACCAAGAGTTTCTTGGAGTTATTTCAGGCGTTACCGAATGGGGAATTTATGTAGAAATCGTCGAAAACAAATGCGAAGGAATGGTGCGTATTCGTGAAATTAAAGAAGATTATTATACGTTTGATGAAAAACAATATGCCTTGGTTGGACAAGCAACACAAAGTATATTACAATTGGGTGACGAGGTATTTGTTAAAGTAAAAAATGCCGATTTAGTTAAGAAACAATTGGATTTTCATTTTATTAGAAGGAATGAATAG
- a CDS encoding phage holin family protein, giving the protein MALEEIRDNIEDIQENTKAYIDTSIAYYKLWGFKVAMKSTTLALKFFLIAICLVIVLLFVSVAGSLALGQMFHSYPLGFLCVAGVYLVLAMLLFLVKDKIVEGPILEKFSEIFFND; this is encoded by the coding sequence ATGGCACTAGAAGAAATCAGAGATAATATCGAAGACATTCAAGAAAATACCAAAGCCTATATAGACACAAGCATTGCTTACTATAAACTTTGGGGTTTTAAAGTAGCTATGAAATCCACCACTTTGGCACTCAAGTTTTTCTTGATAGCTATCTGTTTGGTTATTGTTTTGTTGTTCGTTTCGGTTGCAGGCTCATTGGCTCTTGGTCAAATGTTTCATAGTTATCCTTTAGGTTTTTTATGTGTCGCTGGTGTTTATTTGGTGTTAGCCATGCTTTTGTTTTTAGTAAAAGACAAAATTGTAGAAGGACCAATATTAGAAAAATTCTCAGAAATATTTTTTAACGACTAA
- a CDS encoding glutamine--tRNA ligase/YqeY domain fusion protein, producing the protein MSTEEKSLNFIEQIIEEDLKNGLSKDKLRFRFPPEPNGYLHVGHASAICLNFGLGIDYQSPVNLRFDDTNPAKEEQEFVDAIKRDIEWLGYKWAKECYASDYFQQLYDWAVAFIKNGKAYVDSQSSEDMAKQKGTPTTPGTDSPYRNRSVEENLDLFERMKKGEFPNGTHILRAKIDMSHNNMLMRDPIMYRILHSHHHRTADAWCIYPMYDWAHGESDYLEQISHSFCTLEFLPHRELYDWFLDQIYDTTKVRPKQREFARRNLSHTVVSKRKLLQLVQEGHVSSWDDPRMSTISGMRRRGYTPTAIRNFAKTIGIAKRTNLIDVSLLEFCVREDLNKTAPRVMAVLNPVKLVITNYPEGKEENLEAENSQEDPSLGFRNVPFSKELYIEREDFQEEANKKFFRLTLGTEVRLKNAYIIKGESVVKDAEGNITEIHCTYDEDSRSGSGTEASQRKVKGTIHWVSIKHAIEAEVRLYDRLFTHENPDGDKEVDFKEYINPNSLEIITGYLEPSLATAKEGERFQFQRLGYYCVDKDSSTQKLVFNKTVGLKDTWAKVESKE; encoded by the coding sequence ATGTCAACAGAAGAGAAGTCCCTCAATTTCATTGAACAAATTATCGAAGAAGATTTGAAAAACGGTTTGTCAAAAGACAAATTACGCTTTCGTTTTCCTCCAGAACCTAATGGGTATTTGCATGTAGGTCATGCTAGTGCGATTTGTTTAAATTTTGGATTAGGAATTGATTATCAATCCCCTGTAAATTTAAGGTTTGATGATACTAACCCAGCTAAAGAAGAACAGGAATTTGTTGATGCTATCAAAAGAGACATCGAATGGTTAGGCTACAAATGGGCTAAAGAATGTTATGCTTCGGATTATTTCCAACAATTATATGACTGGGCTGTTGCGTTTATCAAAAATGGAAAAGCCTATGTAGATAGTCAATCTTCTGAAGATATGGCCAAACAAAAAGGAACTCCAACCACTCCTGGAACAGATTCTCCTTATAGAAACCGTTCAGTAGAAGAAAACCTAGATTTATTCGAACGAATGAAAAAAGGGGAATTTCCAAACGGAACCCATATTCTTCGGGCTAAAATAGACATGTCACATAATAACATGTTAATGCGGGATCCAATTATGTATCGTATTTTACACTCGCATCATCATAGAACGGCCGATGCTTGGTGTATTTATCCAATGTACGATTGGGCACATGGCGAAAGTGATTATTTGGAACAAATTTCACACTCTTTTTGCACTTTAGAATTTTTACCTCATCGTGAATTATACGATTGGTTTTTAGACCAAATTTATGACACCACTAAAGTGCGTCCAAAACAAAGAGAATTTGCCAGAAGAAATTTATCTCATACCGTTGTGAGCAAAAGAAAATTATTGCAACTAGTACAAGAAGGACATGTAAGTTCGTGGGATGATCCTAGAATGAGCACCATTTCAGGGATGAGAAGAAGAGGATACACACCAACAGCCATTAGGAATTTTGCTAAAACTATTGGAATAGCTAAACGAACCAACCTTATTGATGTTTCGCTTTTAGAATTTTGTGTTCGAGAAGATTTGAATAAAACTGCACCAAGAGTAATGGCCGTTTTAAATCCAGTGAAGTTGGTTATTACCAATTATCCGGAAGGAAAAGAAGAAAATTTAGAAGCCGAAAACAGTCAAGAAGACCCAAGTTTAGGGTTCAGAAATGTCCCTTTTTCTAAAGAATTGTATATCGAAAGAGAAGATTTTCAAGAAGAAGCCAACAAGAAGTTTTTCCGATTAACCCTTGGTACTGAAGTTCGTTTGAAAAATGCTTATATCATTAAAGGAGAAAGTGTTGTAAAAGATGCAGAAGGCAATATAACAGAAATTCACTGTACTTATGATGAAGATTCTAGAAGTGGAAGCGGTACAGAAGCCAGCCAAAGAAAAGTAAAAGGAACGATTCATTGGGTTTCTATCAAACATGCTATTGAAGCTGAAGTTCGTTTGTATGATCGATTATTTACCCATGAAAACCCAGATGGTGATAAAGAGGTTGATTTTAAAGAATACATCAATCCAAATTCCTTAGAAATTATCACAGGATATTTAGAACCAAGTTTGGCAACAGCAAAAGAGGGTGAACGATTCCAATTTCAAAGATTGGGTTATTATTGTGTTGATAAAGATTCGTCAACACAAAAATTAGTCTTTAATAAAACAGTTGGACTAAAAGATACTTGGGCAAAAGTAGAAAGTAAAGAATAA
- a CDS encoding YtxH domain-containing protein: protein MSTRNNGLIALLAGAAVGLGLGILFAPDKGSKTREKIKDGLDDLKDEVKTKFNSLEGEAKEKFSKSKDELKDTVEELLSNSSYKAEEAITFLEEKLAELKKQNAKLQK from the coding sequence ATGTCAACACGAAATAATGGTCTCATTGCACTTTTAGCAGGGGCAGCAGTTGGATTAGGATTGGGAATTTTATTTGCTCCCGATAAAGGTTCAAAAACAAGAGAAAAAATAAAAGACGGTTTAGATGATCTAAAAGATGAGGTGAAAACCAAATTCAATTCGTTGGAAGGAGAAGCCAAAGAAAAATTCTCAAAATCAAAAGACGAACTGAAAGATACCGTTGAAGAGTTACTTTCCAATTCGAGTTACAAAGCAGAAGAAGCTATTACTTTTTTAGAAGAGAAATTAGCAGAACTCAAAAAGCAAAACGCCAAATTACAGAAATAA
- a CDS encoding head GIN domain-containing protein, whose translation MKNLVFSLLAVSSIAFGQVEKNPGDFNKVTAFDQIDVMLIPGKENSVQIDGRGADDVELVNKNGELKIRMPLLKMLDGDHISVTVYYKDLNAVEANEGSRIACGDKIESTSFDIIAKEGSEVKLILDVDKLSSRTANGSTVTLSGTAKVQDVLVNSGGIYEAENLKTQQTIITCNAGGEANIFASDLVDAKVRAGGNITIYGKPKQINQKVVAGGSVKEAK comes from the coding sequence ATGAAAAATTTAGTTTTTAGTTTATTAGCTGTTAGTTCAATAGCTTTCGGGCAAGTTGAAAAAAATCCAGGAGATTTCAATAAAGTAACTGCATTTGATCAAATCGATGTAATGTTAATTCCTGGAAAAGAAAATAGTGTCCAAATTGATGGAAGAGGTGCTGATGATGTAGAGTTAGTCAATAAAAACGGAGAATTAAAAATCAGAATGCCTTTGCTTAAAATGTTGGATGGTGATCATATTTCAGTAACCGTTTACTATAAAGATTTAAATGCTGTTGAAGCAAATGAAGGTTCCAGAATTGCTTGTGGTGATAAAATCGAATCTACTTCTTTTGATATTATTGCCAAAGAAGGTTCTGAAGTAAAACTCATTCTTGATGTTGATAAATTGAGTAGTAGAACAGCCAATGGATCTACTGTTACTTTATCCGGAACGGCAAAAGTTCAAGATGTTTTAGTGAATTCAGGCGGAATTTATGAAGCTGAAAATCTTAAAACGCAGCAAACCATTATTACTTGTAATGCTGGTGGAGAAGCTAATATTTTTGCTAGTGATTTAGTTGATGCTAAAGTAAGAGCTGGTGGGAACATCACTATTTATGGGAAACCAAAACAGATTAACCAAAAAGTAGTTGCTGGTGGTAGCGTCAAAGAAGCAAAATAG
- a CDS encoding SPFH domain-containing protein → MPFIFIFLFIGLVILFSSFFTVKQQSAVVVERFGKFESIRNSGLQLKLPIIDRIAGRVNLRIQQLDVIIETQTKDNVFIKMKVSVQFKVIQEHVYEAFYKLEYPHDQITAYVFDVVRAEVPKLILDDVFVRKDDIAIAVKRELNEAMMAYGYDIINTLVTDIDPDIQVKNAMNRINAAEREKTAAMFESDAQRIRIVAKAKAEAESKKLQGQGIADQRREIAKGLVESVEVLNNVGINSQEASALIVITQHYDTLQAIGADTNSNLILLPNSPQAASDMLNNMVTSFTASSIMGEQMKNQPKRVKNKNNKTSMDYNPSDTSNPEEPAK, encoded by the coding sequence ATGCCATTTATCTTTATCTTTTTATTTATTGGTCTTGTGATTTTATTCTCCTCTTTCTTTACCGTAAAACAACAAAGCGCTGTAGTTGTAGAACGTTTTGGAAAATTTGAAAGTATTAGAAATTCGGGTTTACAATTAAAACTTCCTATCATCGATCGAATCGCGGGTCGAGTGAATTTGAGAATCCAACAGTTAGATGTTATCATCGAAACTCAAACCAAAGACAATGTGTTTATTAAAATGAAAGTCTCTGTTCAGTTTAAAGTGATTCAAGAACATGTTTATGAAGCATTTTATAAATTAGAATATCCTCATGACCAGATTACGGCTTATGTTTTTGACGTAGTTCGTGCTGAAGTTCCTAAACTAATTTTGGATGATGTTTTCGTTAGAAAAGATGATATCGCTATTGCCGTAAAACGCGAATTGAACGAAGCTATGATGGCTTATGGATATGATATCATCAATACATTGGTTACTGATATCGATCCTGATATTCAAGTGAAAAATGCTATGAATAGAATCAATGCTGCTGAAAGAGAAAAAACAGCGGCTATGTTTGAATCGGATGCGCAAAGAATTAGAATTGTAGCTAAGGCTAAAGCGGAAGCCGAAAGCAAAAAATTACAAGGACAAGGTATTGCCGATCAACGTAGAGAAATTGCGAAAGGATTGGTAGAAAGTGTAGAAGTACTAAACAATGTGGGAATCAATTCTCAAGAAGCTTCCGCTTTGATTGTTATCACACAACACTATGATACTTTACAAGCTATTGGTGCTGATACTAATTCCAACTTGATTTTGTTACCAAATTCTCCGCAAGCAGCCAGCGATATGCTAAACAATATGGTGACGAGTTTTACTGCTTCAAGTATTATGGGTGAACAAATGAAAAATCAACCGAAAAGAGTAAAAAACAAAAACAATAAAACTTCAATGGATTACAATCCATCAGACACTTCCAATCCGGAAGAACCTGCGAAATAA
- a CDS encoding NAD(P)H-hydrate dehydratase, which yields MTTLDITFIQRLFQKRWPDSNKGTHGHALIIAGSKSKMGAAIIATKACLRAGAGLVTVNIPKKERPAVFTSIPEAMMEFREDGKEWSHYNSIAIGPGIGTDKSAENLLKLLISQVTLPIVFDADALNILAKNQDWFSKLSSKSILTPHPKEFDRLFGNHTSEEERRATATTKAAELNLIIVLKGHQTFITDGNDSFQNTTGNSGLAKGGSGDALTGIITAFLAQGNEPIYAAILGVYLHGLAADSTLESQSVESMIITDVIENLGKAFKKIQN from the coding sequence ATGACTACTCTTGACATAACCTTCATTCAAAGATTGTTTCAAAAACGATGGCCCGATTCCAATAAAGGAACTCACGGACATGCATTAATTATTGCTGGAAGTAAATCAAAAATGGGAGCGGCGATTATTGCTACCAAAGCCTGCTTAAGAGCCGGAGCTGGTTTAGTTACTGTGAATATTCCAAAGAAAGAAAGACCTGCTGTTTTTACCTCTATTCCAGAAGCAATGATGGAATTCAGAGAAGATGGAAAAGAATGGAGTCACTATAATTCGATTGCTATTGGTCCGGGAATTGGCACTGATAAATCGGCGGAAAATCTTTTGAAACTATTGATTTCTCAAGTAACTTTACCAATAGTTTTTGATGCTGATGCCTTGAATATTTTAGCCAAAAATCAAGATTGGTTTTCCAAACTTTCTTCAAAATCAATACTAACACCACACCCAAAAGAATTTGATAGATTGTTTGGCAATCATACTTCGGAAGAAGAAAGAAGAGCAACGGCTACAACTAAAGCGGCAGAACTTAATCTAATTATTGTTCTCAAAGGACATCAAACTTTTATTACTGATGGAAACGATTCGTTTCAAAACACCACAGGCAATTCGGGTTTAGCAAAAGGTGGTTCGGGTGATGCACTTACCGGAATTATAACGGCGTTTTTAGCACAAGGAAACGAGCCAATATATGCGGCAATTCTAGGCGTTTATCTTCACGGATTAGCAGCCGATAGTACATTAGAATCACAAAGTGTAGAAAGCATGATTATTACTGATGTAATTGAAAATCTTGGTAAAGCTTTCAAAAAAATTCAAAATTAA
- the rpiB gene encoding ribose 5-phosphate isomerase B, which produces MKISIGNDHAGPDYKKAIVGFLEIKGYEIINHGTDTFDSVDYPDFGHPVAIDVESGKADFGVVICGSGNGINMTVNKHQGIRSALCWTKEIAALARQHNDANIISIPARFTSIQQAVEMVDTFLNTNFEGGRHANRVNKIACQ; this is translated from the coding sequence ATGAAAATATCCATTGGAAACGATCACGCAGGACCCGATTATAAGAAAGCAATAGTTGGATTTTTAGAAATAAAAGGATACGAAATAATCAACCACGGAACTGATACTTTTGATAGTGTTGATTATCCTGATTTTGGACATCCTGTAGCCATAGATGTTGAATCAGGTAAAGCTGATTTTGGTGTTGTAATTTGTGGTTCTGGAAACGGAATCAATATGACGGTGAATAAACACCAAGGCATTCGTTCCGCTTTGTGTTGGACTAAAGAAATCGCTGCTTTGGCTCGCCAACATAATGACGCTAATATTATTAGTATTCCAGCAAGATTTACTTCAATACAACAAGCGGTTGAAATGGTCGATACTTTTTTAAACACCAATTTTGAAGGCGGAAGACACGCTAACAGAGTGAATAAAATTGCTTGTCAATAA
- the folB gene encoding dihydroneopterin aldolase, whose amino-acid sequence MGTIKLQNIRTYSFHGCLEEEALIGSDYRVDLEVKTDFRKSSTSDDLKDTVDYVLLNKIVVEEMEIRSKLLEHVAHRIIVRVFKEIPSVSRILLAVSKLNPPIGGDVESVTIEMEEYRS is encoded by the coding sequence ATGGGAACCATTAAATTACAAAATATCAGAACCTATTCGTTTCATGGTTGTTTGGAAGAAGAGGCCTTAATCGGTTCAGATTACCGAGTTGATTTGGAAGTTAAAACTGATTTTAGAAAATCATCAACCTCTGATGATTTAAAGGATACAGTAGATTATGTGCTTTTAAACAAAATTGTTGTGGAAGAAATGGAAATACGTTCTAAATTATTAGAGCATGTGGCCCACCGAATTATAGTCAGAGTTTTTAAAGAAATTCCATCGGTGTCCCGAATTCTTTTGGCCGTTTCAAAACTCAATCCTCCTATTGGTGGTGACGTTGAGTCGGTTACCATTGAAATGGAAGAATACCGAAGTTAG
- a CDS encoding DUF6327 family protein — METKKYSSYAQIENDLEILKIEKEIHYQKIVLSIEKTKESLVPSKSISFVADIYNKYLSGTYGTILKILIPYAINWFINRKRGD; from the coding sequence ATGGAAACCAAAAAATATTCCTCCTATGCACAAATAGAAAACGATTTGGAGATTCTGAAAATCGAAAAGGAAATCCATTATCAAAAAATTGTGTTGAGTATCGAGAAAACAAAAGAAAGTTTAGTGCCATCGAAATCTATTTCTTTTGTTGCCGATATCTACAATAAGTACTTATCAGGAACCTATGGAACTATTTTAAAGATTCTAATTCCCTATGCCATCAATTGGTTTATAAATAGAAAAAGAGGCGATTAA